Sequence from the Mycoplasma cottewii genome:
AAGTAAAAATAAATATTCTATTAATTATTTATCTTTATCTGAATTTGAAATATTTAAATCAAGAAATAAGTTCAATTTATCTAAATTAAAAAAAGGTGTTTTAATAGATTCTCACTTAAATATAACTAAAGATTATAATTTGTATTTATATGCAAATATCATAACTTCACTAGTAAATACTCTAGATAATAATGTTAAGAATTTTAAACTATTTAATATATTAAAAACTTCTATTGATATTATTAATAAAAATCCAAGTCAAGCTTTTAAAACAACAGTATTATTTATGTTTTATTTTTTAAATTTTATTGGTCATAAATTAGATTTATCTAATTGTGGTTTTTGTAATTTAAAAGATGATATAGTTGCGATTAATTTTAATAATTATTGTATGGTTTGTCGATATTGTTATTATAATGACTCTATTTTTATTAATAACAATCTATCTAGTTATTTAAGATTTATTTCAAATAATAATTTTAATCAAATAATAGAAAGAAAAGTTGAAGAAAATTATTTAATGATATTAGCTAAGTTTTTATTAAATTACTATAAAGATCAAGTTGGTATATTTACAAATAGTATGTATGAATTAAGTAAGTATAAAGAATTTGATGATGCAGTATTTATTAATCAAATCTTAGATTCTCAATTTTAATTAGTTAGATAATTTGAATAAGTGTTTAATGTAATATAATCAAATAGTAATAAATGCTTTTAAAGGAGAAATTATGAAAATATTTGAATTACTTAAAAAACTATTTTTCAAAGAAAATGTTCAAGTTAAAGAACAACCTAAACAAACAAAACCTACTATTGAAAATGTATCAAACAATGAAAATATAAACATTTCACTAAACTCTGAATATATTAAAAAAAGAGCTAAATTAGATTCAGAAAAAGAATTTAAATTAAAAGTTATTGAAAATAAACAAAACGTTTTATCAAGAATAATTGAAATAAAAAATGAATATAAGAAATGTGAACAATGCCAAGATATTTATCAAAAAAACATTAAAGATATGAAACTTAAATTATCTAAATTAAATAATTATATTGATAGTAATTTTGGTTATTTAAATGATTATGAAGATTATAAAAAATACATGTTTGCTGATAATAGTAAGATTTATTCTTCAACTGATGATAGTGCAGCTGCAGATTTAGTTAAATTTTTAGAATCACACTTAAAATCATACACTGAATATAAAACAAGTTATTTTATCGCTTGTACTGATCATATAAATATCAATCAAGAACAAGAAATATTAGAAACAAAATTAAAAGATCTTAACAAATTAATAAAATAATATTTGCTTAGT
This genomic interval carries:
- the recO gene encoding DNA repair protein RecO, which produces MSEKIIQAIVLDSFDYQDFDKIVTVYSNLYGKLSFVSLGVNKSVSKNKYSINYLSLSEFEIFKSRNKFNLSKLKKGVLIDSHLNITKDYNLYLYANIITSLVNTLDNNVKNFKLFNILKTSIDIINKNPSQAFKTTVLFMFYFLNFIGHKLDLSNCGFCNLKDDIVAINFNNYCMVCRYCYYNDSIFINNNLSSYLRFISNNNFNQIIERKVEENYLMILAKFLLNYYKDQVGIFTNSMYELSKYKEFDDAVFINQILDSQF